The Candidatus Nomurabacteria bacterium DNA segment GCGGGCAACGCACCTTACTTGCTTTGCCGGCCGCGGATAAGAGTGTTTGGCAGAGTTTTCGTAATTTGCCCGGTGTCGCCGTGTCCGAAATTCGCAATCTAAACCCAGAGCTTTTACTGAACTACCAATATTTACTAATCACCAGTCCAGAGGTTAGCTTGCCTCTCTTAGAGGGAAGGGAAAAAGCAAAAAAGTAATTATGTCTAAAATTGGCCACAAAATTAATCAAGATGTGCTGACACTTGTCCGACCAATTGTGACAGAGAAGGCGGCGGCAACCGGCGTTCATGTTTTCGCTGTGGCGGCTGACGCCAATAAGCCACTTATTCGCGCCGCGTTGAAGAAACTGTATCAAGTGACACCGCGCCGCATCAATATCATGAATGTACAAGGGAAGAAGGTCATGATGCGAGGAAAGGTCGGACAGAAGCCGGGTCTGAAAAAGGCGATCGTCTATCTTAAACCCGGTGAGACTATTACCTTAGCCTAATTTCTAATATGAAATCCTATCGTCCTTACACGCCAACTCGTCGTCAAGCATCAAGTGTTACATTTCGTGGGGTTTTAACCACGAATGAACCACACAAGCCATTAACTTACGGTCGCAAGCGCGCGGTGGGGCGTAATCATTTTGGACGGATTACAACTCGGCATAAGGGTGGCGGGCACAAGCGACTCTTCCGTGATATTGATTTCAAGTATGATAAATTTAATATTCCAGCGCGAATTGAGAGTGTGGAGTATGATCCGAATCGGAGCGGCTTTATTGGCTTAACCGTCTATGCTGACGGTGAACGACGCTATACTCTCTTACCAAATTCTTTTAAAACGGGTGACAAATTTTTGATTTCCGCTGAAGCAGACTTGAAAACTGGCAACCGCTTGCCGTTGAAGAAAATTCCCGTTGGTACCTTTGTCTACAATGTGGAAATTCATCCTGGAGGTGGTGCTAAATTGGTTCGCTCGGCTGGCGCCTTTGCTCAAGTGCTTTCTAATGATGCTGGTTATACCAATGTTAAATTACCTTCTAGCGAAGTGAGACGTGTCCACGAGCTGGCCTGGGCTTCCATCGGGGCGGTTTCTAATGAAGAACAAAAGCTGGTTAATCTGGGTAAGGCTGGTCGTAGCCGCTGGCTTGGTATTAGGCCGACTGTTCGTGGCTCAGCCATGAATCCCGTTGATCACCCGTATGGCGGTGGAGAGGGTCGCCAGGGTCGTGGTACTCGTCGGCCGAAGACTGCGCACGGTAAGGTTACAGGAGGCCGCAAGACACGTCGTCCCAAGAAGTACTCTAATGTTTTCCGTGCTTCGCGAAGACAGAAGAAGGGTAAAAAGTAAAAATTCAAGTGAAACTTGTTTTAAAAATCCCCGAGACAAGACGTCTCGGGGGTTTTTCTTAATGCTGGGAAGCCAGGATGCCGCCGATAGCCTTTTGGAACCCTTGGTAAATCATGAAGGCTACCATTGCCACTAGGCACAGGTTTGTAATCCAGCGAAAAAGAACGACAGAGTGACTAACCATTTGCCACCTCCCTTCTGTCACCAAGCATATACCAGTAAGTCTTTTTTGTCAATGGGCGGATAATTCGAGGGATTTTATTTTGTCTAATGTATAATAAAAGTTATGTTAAAATATTTCACACTGTCGGTGCTTCTCGTTACTTTTTTTAGTTTCATCTCGATTGCCCGAGCGCAATCGGGGTGTCCGACTGGTTATTACGCCAAGAATGATGTTTGCTGTAGTTTGGCGGCGGAAGCCCCGCCTACCGGTTCTTATGGTGGTAAAACCTTCTGTTTCAAGAGAGCGGCCTTACCACCGGAGAAAGTGTGTCAAAAGGTGCCGGGCGAAACACCCGGTACCTGGTGTAAACAGAGTGAGGTTTGTGGTTACGGTAGTTACAGCTTCCTCATAACCTACGAATTCGATTTATGTATTACGCCACCACCACCAGGCCCGACGATTAACATTGGTTCGGTTAGGGATAATCAGACCAATACTTGGACGCCAATTTTCTGTAATGCTAGCACAGAAGAGGCTGGTCCCGCTGGAGCTCCCTATAATGCCTTTTATTGCCAGCCGAAGAAGAATTCTTCTGGACAAATTATCGCACCGCCGGATCGTCAGAGTTGTGTTTCTGGCACAGGCGATTATGCTGGGGAGAATTGGTGTTGTCCGGAAGGTCAACAGGCGATGGTTCAACCGCGTGGTACGCCCTATTGTGCCCTCTTGCCACTTAAGCTTAATATCGTAAGTCCGACAGCAGGACAGGAGGTGTCTGGTATTGTGCCGGTTAAGGTTAAACTTAATCCTGAGTCTGGGCGACCGGGCGTGGGTAAGTTTAAACAACTTAATATGACCGTTAAGTCAGAGACGACAGGGGTTTTTCTACCACCTCCAACCCCACTTTCTTTTGAGGATGGTGTTCCTGATCAAGCAAATCAGGGTTCTCCGCGGACTTATACTTTCTCTTGGGATACTGGGCAGCCGCCACTTCGTGGGGGAAATTATACTATTTACGTTTCAGCCACTGACCACTTCGGTAACACCGTTAATTCAGAGCCTTACTCCGTTACGGTAAAGATTACGGAAAACTCCATTAAATCGCTCAATTTTCTAACTCCACTGGAGGGCAACAATGTTCGGGGGACCGTGCCGGTTGTGGCGGCTTTGGTTGGTGCCGCCAATACGATTTCTATTAGGCTTGGTGATTTTACGGGGCCAATCATAGGGGCCTTTACCGATGCCAATGGCTCGAATACGCCACCAAACGGAGTTGGATTGCCTAAGACGGGCTCTTCCGAGCGTTCGAAACAGCGTTACTTCTCACTCAATTGGGATACCAAAAATGGGCCATTTGCTGTTCCAAATGGTCAGCGTTACTTGTCGCTAGAAGGGGTTCACACTTCAGGTCAGAGGTTTTTGAGTCAGAGTATCTGGGTAAGAGTTGATAACCCTTCGGAGGGGACACCGCCGGTTAGTGGCTCTTCGGATGATCGTTTTGGTCCGGCCGTGAGAATTTGGGCTGAACCGTCAAGTTGGAATCCCGGTAGTCAGCAACTTATTTCTTTCAAAACATCGGTCCGCGATCCCGATGGGATCTCCCAGGTTAGTATCAAGGTTGGCAATCTTCCTGCTGCTAATTGTCAGGGTTTCGGCCAGACGGAGTCTTCTTGTCAGGTTTCATCGGTTCGAGCCACGTCTGTGCCCGTTGGCACCACGGTGACCGTCACCGCTTGGGATAACTCGTCCGCCCGTCGACAAACAGTGTTCTCTACCGAGGTAAAGAATGGGTCGCTTGGTAGTCAATCCAGTGGTCGCCAATCTTCCTCTTGCCAGTCTCAAACTTCTCAGGGACAGAGCTTGCTCCCCAAGAGTTTGTCTGGCGTTGATCGTTCAACCTTGGCAGAGATTTCAGATCAAGGAAACTGTCTAGCTATTCTTAGTCCGGCCGAATCTCCCTCAAACATTTCTTTTCCCACCCTTGCGGCGCCAGCGTCTGCACCATCTTCTGTTCTCGACATTGGTGGAATTATTTTCCAATTGATACTGAAGATATTAGGTCGGGGGTTGATTTAGAGCGGTTCATTGTGGAAATTCCATGGCCAGCTCATTGGAGTGGAAAAACTCATAGGCCAGACGCCCGAAGCTGTAATTATGACCACCAAGTTCTATCTCTGAACCACCAACTTGAGGGTTAATCTTTGGTTGAGAATTAGCGAAACCAATGTTAAAGAGGGTTGCTAGGATTTCTGGTTGATTTGAAATATCAAAGCCAGCCACTTGCCATTGAGCAATTATTTCCTTGACGTAAATGGCTGTGTAAAGGTAGGCAAAATAATGATTTTTCTCATCGGCAATTCTCGAGAAACGCTCTTGTCCATAATTTTCAGTGGCAAAGTCCAGCAGATGAGCATATTTTTCTCCGGGGAAAAAGGGCGAGCTTTTGTCTTGTAAATTTTTTTCAATTTGTTCAGCTGTTTCCGGTTTTAATCCAGCCACTCCCCAAGAAAATTGGGTTTGGTTGCCCAGAATTTTTAAGGGTAGAAAAACTTGTTTGAAGATTTCTCGCTCGTCGTTGAAGAGGCGCAATTGTTCCGGTATCACCATTGCCACGATTAGCCGTGGTGAGATGTCTGTTGCCATGGAAGCCTGTTCAATTGCCGATTTGTCTTTAATTAGAGCCACTTTTAGGGTTTGCCATTCTTCGGTATTTATCCAAATCGGCGATGGTCTGATCTCTAGCTCCACTTCGTCCACCAGGCCAGCTACATTTGTCCAGCCGAATTTCACCGCGAAGAAAACGGAAGCATAGAGAGCGATAATTGTTGTCACGATACTTATCCCCAGTTTCATGGTGGGTAGCATAACACAGACGCGCGTGGGGGGGGGGTATAATAGTGGTATATGAAAAAATATAAATTTCTGGCCAGCCTTGTATTGGCCACGGTCCTTCTTTTCAGTGGTACCCTGGCTCAAGCTCAAGCGATTCCAGCCAATAATATCTGTAGCATTATCGTTCTTCTCGGCCAGCTGAATGTCATCACACCGCAACAAATCATCACGCTCAATAATGCGCTTGGTTGCGGTAACACTCCTCAGCCACCTGGTCTTCCTCCCGGCTGTACCAGCACTAGTGGCTTCAGTCCCACGACGGGTCAGTCTTGTGGAGGTGGGTCTACTCCTGATTTAGCCTCTTTTAGTATTGTTTCACCAAATCGTGACACCATCTGGCGGAATGATACTGCCGGAGAATGGCTAACAATTAAGTGGAAATATGCTCCTGGAAGCATTGACGGATCTGCTCGAGTTCGTGTTGATTTAGTGGGAACACGATACGGTCTCGCAAGTGGTCAGAGGGTAGATGAGGGGCAAGTGAGAATTAATATTTCTCCCGATATCCAGCCAGGCAGGTATCAGATCAAAATCTCTGACTTCGATAACGGAAAGATTTTTGCTTACAGTGACTACTTTACTGTCACCTCTGGCGGAACGACGGGTAACCGGCCACCAGTAGTCTCTGGTGTTTCTGGGCCGACAGTCTTGCGGGTGGGGGAGACGGGCACTTGGAGTGTCCGTGCTAGCGATCCGGAGAATCAGTCCTTGAGCTACAGTGTTTTATGGGGTGATGAGAATCTGCTTGCCTATAGCGTGGCTGGACCAAGAACAGTTTCGCAGTCAGCTACCTTCACTCACAGTTATGCAACTCCGGGTAACTACTCCCCAAATTTCACTGTCACCGACTCTTTCGGCCAATCAGCCAGAACGAGTTTGAGTGTCCAGGTGGGTGGTGGTAATACCCCAATTCCAGCTCCGACGGTTCTCCTAAATGTAAATGGTCATGTCGCCACTGGCTACGATAGTCCGAGTGTGAATATTGGTAGCATTTCAACCGCCGTGATTAACTGGTCGAGTACTCCAAATGCCACCAGGTGCAATACTTACGGACAGGGTTCTCTTCGTCTTACTGATGGAACGATGTGGGATTTTTACAACCTGCCAGTCTCTGGTTCACGAACATTCCAAACTTCTGGTCAGATTGATGGCTTGGGCAATACGATAACCGCCGCAACTATAGGTATACAGTGCTGGAGTAACGACTTTGCCAGCAGCGACAGTAAAGGACTCGTGGTCTCTTGGTCTGGCGGCTCGACCCCACCACCTCCGCCACTACCAACCCCACAATCTTCTACCATTTCTGTTGAGAGACCTCGTTCGGGCGATAATTGGCGCTTGGGTGAGAATAGGGAGATTACTTGGGAAGATAGCGGTTCAACCGGATTCAACTACAAAGTTTATGTTCGTGGAGACAGTCCCGCCTCCGCTTACCAACTGATTGGTCAAACAGCAACGAATAAATTACGCTGGACAGTTGGTCCTGGCGGACAATTTCCGGTTGGATCTTATAGGGTGGAGGTTATAAAAGATGATGGTTTGGGTTACAACAAGAATCTCAGTGGCCAATTCACCATCTCTTCTGGCGGTCATGCTTCAATCTACAATGAAGGCCAGATGGCAAACATTTCTTCATCCATTCGTTCGTTACTTCAACTTTTTGGACGGTAGAATCTGTGTTATAATCTGGCAATATGGCGGAAATGCCGATTGTCAAAGATAGAACTTACTTTGCCGAAACTGATTTCCGAGGCAAGCGAACGAAGTTTGGCATTAAGTTTGAAGACCGTGCTCGGCATGTCTATGTGATTGGAAAGACAGGCATGGGAAAAAGTACCATGCTGGAGAATATGGCCGTCCAAGATATCGCCGATGGGCACGGTATGGCTTTCATCGACCCGCACGGTAGTACGGCCGAGAAGTTATTGGAATATGTGCCAGAGCATCGCATTAAGGATGTGATCTATTTTGCACCGTTCGATTTAGAGAATCCGATTTCTTTCAATGTTATGGAGGACGTGGGGGCCGACCAACGACACTTGGTGGTGAATGGTTTGATGAGCGCGTTTAAGAAACTCTGGGTAGATGCCTGGAGTGCGCGCATGGAATATATTCTAACCAACACCTTGCTTGCCTTACTTGAGTATCCCAACTCCACCCTGCTTGGAGTGAATCGGATGCTTGCCGACAAGGTTTATCGCCAGAAAGTGGTGGATAATATCAAGGATCCCACCGTCCGTTCTTTCTGGGTTGATGAATTTGCCAAGTACACAGAGCGTTTCGCGGCCGAAGCCACGCCGGCGATTCAGAATAAAATCGGGCAATTTACGGGGAATCCGCTGATTCGCAATATCATTGGGCAAACAAAATCGTCTTTCAGTTTTCGTCAAGCAATGGACGAACGAAAAATTTTAATCATCAATCTATCCAAAGGCAGAATGGGCGAGGGGAATGCCAATCTACTTGGCTCAATGATTATCACTAAGATTTATCTAGCGGCGATGAGCCGAGCCAACTTGTCGCCAGCCGAGATGCGCTTGGTGCCCCCGTTCTATTTCTATGTCGATGAATTTCAATCCTTTGCCAACGAATCCTTTGCCAACATTCTTTCTGAGGCAAGGAAATATAAATTATCTCTGACAATCGCCCATCAGTATGTAGAGCAGATGTCGGAAGAGGTACAGGCGGCCGTTTTTGGTAACGTTGGGACGACGGTGGCTTTCCGGGTTGGTCCGCTTGATGCCGAAATTTTCGAGAAGATTTTTGCTCCCACTTTTAGTATGGAGGATATGGTTAATCTCGGCTTCGCTCAGATCTATTTAACGATGATGATCGACGGGGTGGGCTCCCAACCATTTTCGGCGATTACTTTACCACCGATCACACCTCTAGCACGTTCCTATCACGATGAAATTATTTCTTGGACACGAAAAACCTATGCGCGGCCTCGGGACATGGTTGAGAAGGACATCGGTAATTGGCATGCGACGCCATCTACGCCAAAGACGTTTGTTCCACCTCTTCCGCCGAGAACGGCTCAAGTTTCACGACCAAATCCACCAGTTTCTCGAGTGGACGCAGTGACGCCAAAAAAATTTATTGAACCGGAGAAGGTTGTTTCCCTCAAATCGCTTGAGCAGAAGGTGGAGACAAGAGAGAAGAGTACTGGGCGACACAGTGCTGATTTACGTGATGTGATTGCATCGGTTCAGAAGGAAGTTGCCGGGGGTCAAGCAAAAACCTTAGAAGAAAAAGCGCCAGAGAAGACAGCTGAAAAAAGACCAAGAAACGAAATTCCCGAAAATGAACTGAAGAAGATGTTGGAAGTATGAATCGTCCACGAGTCCTCATTTTTTCACTAGCTTATTTCCCCTTTGTCGGTGGGGCGGAGGTTGCGGTCAAGGAATTAACTGATCGTTTGGGTGGATATTTTGAATTCGAGATAATTTCAGCTGATATCAAAAACTTCTGGTCAAAATATTTTTTCCCTTTCTGGGCTTCTCGGCAGGCTAAGCGGCAACACAGGCTAAGAAAATACGATTTAGTCTGGTCGATCATGGCGAATCAGGCAGGGATGGCCGGTGCTTTGTTCAAAAAGTATCATCCGGGGATCCCTTTTCTGCT contains these protein-coding regions:
- a CDS encoding 50S ribosomal protein L23: MSKIGHKINQDVLTLVRPIVTEKAAATGVHVFAVAADANKPLIRAALKKLYQVTPRRINIMNVQGKKVMMRGKVGQKPGLKKAIVYLKPGETITLA
- the rplB gene encoding 50S ribosomal protein L2; protein product: MKSYRPYTPTRRQASSVTFRGVLTTNEPHKPLTYGRKRAVGRNHFGRITTRHKGGGHKRLFRDIDFKYDKFNIPARIESVEYDPNRSGFIGLTVYADGERRYTLLPNSFKTGDKFLISAEADLKTGNRLPLKKIPVGTFVYNVEIHPGGGAKLVRSAGAFAQVLSNDAGYTNVKLPSSEVRRVHELAWASIGAVSNEEQKLVNLGKAGRSRWLGIRPTVRGSAMNPVDHPYGGGEGRQGRGTRRPKTAHGKVTGGRKTRRPKKYSNVFRASRRQKKGKK
- a CDS encoding DUF1402 family protein yields the protein MKLGISIVTTIIALYASVFFAVKFGWTNVAGLVDEVELEIRPSPIWINTEEWQTLKVALIKDKSAIEQASMATDISPRLIVAMVIPEQLRLFNDEREIFKQVFLPLKILGNQTQFSWGVAGLKPETAEQIEKNLQDKSSPFFPGEKYAHLLDFATENYGQERFSRIADEKNHYFAYLYTAIYVKEIIAQWQVAGFDISNQPEILATLFNIGFANSQPKINPQVGGSEIELGGHNYSFGRLAYEFFHSNELAMEFPQ
- a CDS encoding type IV secretion system DNA-binding domain-containing protein, whose translation is MVKDRTYFAETDFRGKRTKFGIKFEDRARHVYVIGKTGMGKSTMLENMAVQDIADGHGMAFIDPHGSTAEKLLEYVPEHRIKDVIYFAPFDLENPISFNVMEDVGADQRHLVVNGLMSAFKKLWVDAWSARMEYILTNTLLALLEYPNSTLLGVNRMLADKVYRQKVVDNIKDPTVRSFWVDEFAKYTERFAAEATPAIQNKIGQFTGNPLIRNIIGQTKSSFSFRQAMDERKILIINLSKGRMGEGNANLLGSMIITKIYLAAMSRANLSPAEMRLVPPFYFYVDEFQSFANESFANILSEARKYKLSLTIAHQYVEQMSEEVQAAVFGNVGTTVAFRVGPLDAEIFEKIFAPTFSMEDMVNLGFAQIYLTMMIDGVGSQPFSAITLPPITPLARSYHDEIISWTRKTYARPRDMVEKDIGNWHATPSTPKTFVPPLPPRTAQVSRPNPPVSRVDAVTPKKFIEPEKVVSLKSLEQKVETREKSTGRHSADLRDVIASVQKEVAGGQAKTLEEKAPEKTAEKRPRNEIPENELKKMLEV